From a single Couchioplanes caeruleus genomic region:
- a CDS encoding selenium-binding family protein gives MTRWTPDPTFYASPRDAVRAPAEQLAYVAAFDRAAEKPDAIAVVDTDPASGAYGTVVGWTDLPHTGDELHHFGWNACSSALCPSAPHPHVERRYLIVPGLRSSRIYVLDTKDDPRNPRLVKEIPAEDLATKAGYSRPHTIHCGPDGIYVSALGGGSTEGPGGIAILDHTTFEVRGAWENDRGDQYFAYDFWWHLTRDVLVSSEWGTPSMIEDGINPELLVGRKYGHSIHFWDLAKRTLVQTVDLGDQYQMPLELRPAHDPRKEYGFVGVVTSVEDLSASVWVWHRDNGEFKVTKVIDIPAEPADAADLPPALQPFGAVPPLVTDIDLSVDDRFLYVSCWGTGELKQFDVSDPFHPRETGSIRLGGVTGRVPHPSAPDERLAGGPQMVEISRDGKRVYVTNSLYGSWDDQFYPHGVGAWMAKIDVDTENGGMTLDERFFPHGDEFRGLRVHQTRLQGGDASSDSYCFP, from the coding sequence ATGACCCGGTGGACCCCTGACCCCACGTTCTACGCCTCGCCGCGCGACGCCGTGCGAGCGCCCGCCGAGCAGCTGGCCTACGTCGCGGCCTTCGACCGCGCCGCCGAGAAGCCCGACGCCATCGCCGTCGTGGACACCGATCCCGCTTCCGGCGCGTACGGGACGGTGGTGGGCTGGACCGACCTCCCGCACACCGGCGACGAGCTGCACCACTTCGGCTGGAACGCGTGCTCGAGCGCGCTGTGCCCGTCCGCGCCGCACCCGCACGTCGAGCGGCGCTACCTGATCGTGCCCGGCCTGCGGTCCTCCCGGATCTACGTGCTCGACACCAAGGACGACCCGCGCAACCCGAGGCTGGTCAAGGAGATCCCGGCGGAGGACCTGGCCACGAAGGCGGGCTATTCGCGGCCGCACACGATCCATTGCGGACCGGACGGCATCTACGTGTCCGCGCTGGGCGGCGGTTCCACCGAGGGCCCGGGCGGCATCGCGATCCTGGACCACACCACGTTCGAGGTACGTGGCGCCTGGGAGAACGACCGCGGCGACCAGTACTTCGCGTACGACTTCTGGTGGCACCTGACCCGCGACGTGCTGGTGTCGTCGGAGTGGGGCACGCCGTCGATGATCGAGGACGGCATCAACCCGGAGCTGCTGGTCGGCCGCAAGTACGGCCACAGCATCCACTTCTGGGACCTCGCCAAGCGCACCCTCGTGCAGACCGTCGACCTCGGCGACCAGTACCAGATGCCCCTCGAGCTGCGCCCGGCCCACGACCCGCGCAAGGAGTACGGCTTCGTCGGTGTCGTCACCAGCGTCGAGGACCTGTCGGCGTCGGTCTGGGTGTGGCACCGGGACAACGGGGAATTCAAGGTCACGAAGGTCATCGACATCCCCGCCGAGCCCGCGGACGCCGCGGACCTGCCGCCGGCGCTGCAGCCGTTCGGGGCCGTGCCGCCGCTGGTCACCGACATCGACCTGTCCGTCGACGACCGGTTCCTCTACGTCTCCTGCTGGGGTACGGGCGAGCTCAAGCAGTTCGACGTCTCCGACCCGTTCCACCCGAGGGAGACCGGCTCGATCCGGCTCGGCGGCGTGACCGGTCGCGTGCCGCACCCGTCCGCCCCGGACGAACGGCTCGCCGGCGGCCCCCAGATGGTCGAGATCAGCCGCGACGGCAAGCGGGTCTACGTCACCAACTCGCTGTACGGCTCCTGGGACGACCAGTTCTACCCGCACGGCGTCGGCGCGTGGATGGCGAAGATCGACGTGGACACGGAGAACGGTGGCATGACGCTGGACGAACGCTTCTTCCCGCACGGCGACGAGTTCCGCGGGCTGCGCGTGCACCAGACCCGGCTGCAGGGCGGCGACGCCTCGTCCGACTCGTACTGCTTCCCGTGA